A segment of the Chryseobacterium scophthalmum genome:
TATTTACAGCAATCCTGAATAATTCTTTACCATATATTCTTTTATTATTCTTATTTTTGCAACCGAAAAGTCTTTAGCTTTTGGCGTATCGCTTTATGCTACTATTTTTCGAGAAATTGGTTCTGTTTAACTACAGATTAAAAGGGAATCGTGTGAAAATCACGAACTGTCGCGCAACTGTAAGTAACCGAAGTCTTTATAAAAAACCACTGTGCAAAAGCATGGGAAGGTATAAAGATGTTACAAGTCAGGAGACCTGCCTATTTCTTTAGACAAAAACTTTCGCGATTTGAAGTTGATTGATCTTATAGTCTTTTCAGGAATTTCATGTTCCTGAATAATTCTGTTGGTTCCCATATCATTTCATTTTCGCTTTAATTAATAATGAAATATGACTACAGAAGAAAGAATTCAATCATCGGAAACCAGAATTTTCAAAGCCGTTTTCCCTAATACCACCAATCATTACGATACTCTTTTCGGAGGAACAGCCATGCAATTGATGGATGAAGTTGCCTTTATTACCGCAACAAGATTTGCAAGAAAACGCGTGGTAACCGTAAGCAGCGATAAAATCGATTTTAAAAAACCTATTCCTGCAGGAACGATTGTAGAATTAATCGGAAAAGTTTCACACGTTGGAAAAACAAGTATGAAAGTGAATGTCGAAATCTACACCGAACAAATGTATTCTTACGAAAGAGAAAAGGCGATTGTCGGAGATTTTACTTTTGTGGCGATTGATGAGTTTAAGAAACCAATTCAAATACTATAAATAAAGAATTTCGGCGACCTTCGGTCGCCGAAATTTAACGTTAAATTCAAATGTTTTTTAGCGGTTTCGGCGGGCCAAAGGCCTGCCGAAACTTTTTTATTTTATTAAATTATCTAAACATAAATTTCAAACAATCGACTCGAAATCTGTGGGAATAAAAATTATCTCAAAACTTTTTCAGAATCCAAACTTAGGTTAAGCAAGGTCTGGAAAGCCTCTCCCATTTCGTCAGAAGCTCTGCTGATTGCATTTTCAAGCATCTTTCTTATTTGAAGTTCTGTTACTTTTGCTTCCGTCCAGCTTTTTCCGGAGGTGTAAGAATTAAGAATGAAAGGCATAATTCTATCGATGGCACAAGCAAAAATGGCATCGGGAGTTTGTTCTTCTTCAAATTCAAGCCAAAGATTAAAAAATTCTGAACGGATGGGCTCGTCTAAAATTCCGAAAATATTTTGGGCAGACTGTTTTTCTCTTTCAAATTTCCCAACCATCGCTGCTTCGTCAAAAAGAAAAGTATCACCTGCTTCAATTTCCACCAAATCATGAATAGAAAGCATTCTAATTACTCTCAACAAATCGATATCGGCTCTGTTTTTGGCGTAAGGAAAAAGAATTTGGGCTAAAATGATAATCTGCCACGAATGTTCGGCTGTATTTTCTCTTCTGGAATCATCTGCATTGTAATTTCTTCTCTGTACATTTTTTAATGCGTCTACTGCGAGGATAAAATCAATTTCTTTCTGTATTTTCATTTTCTTCTTTAAAATATCGTTCTCTAGGATAGATTGTCGTTTTTGCAAACCACTTGTAATCTATAAATTCTCTTTTTACGGTTGTCACTTTTTTAGGATCTCTCGTGTCTTCTTCAAATTCTAATACTTTTAATAATCCTCTCTCGGGAACCAATAAATATTCTGAGGTAAGATTCCAGCAACAGCCATTTTTTTGATAAGTAATAATTCGCTGACGTTCTGGATCTGTTTTAAACATTCCGGAATTTGAACGGACAAGATTCGTCAGTTCATCATTCAACACAAACTGCTGTTTAGAATTATCATTCAAATATACTTCATAAAAAGGACTTTGATGATTGGCATTTCCGTTTCTAATGGCGAGATCTTCCGCTCCATCAAAATTAAAATCACCAAAAACAACCGAATTTTTCAACGAATCAAAAACAGGTTTTTGGTTTTCATTTAAATCTAAATAAAAATCATTGGAAGAGAAACTTTGATATTTCTTCATTGCATTTTTATCGTAAAGATCAACTGTTGCTTTCCCACTACATTTCCTTTCAGTACACGTCTCTATGTTGACAACAACATTAAAGCTTTTGGAAACATTGATTAACTCAAAATAATTTTGCGCACTACAAAGTCCTCCTAAAAGAACGAATGTCATTAGAAATTTCTTGTAATTCATGGTTGGTAGTTTTTATAATTTTTCAAATTAAAACCCGAAAAATCTATAACAAATATAAAAATTTAAGCTCAAATATTCAGTTTATTTCTAATATTTAATAATAGTTCAAAATCATGATTGAAAATTATTAATCTGATTTTCAGTTATTTAAATTTATTTAAAAAATAATTTCACTACTTTGTATTGCATATTACCATTTTAATTACATATCTTTGTAATGTAAAATCGGAATAGGTTCAACTAGCTAGGAACCGAAAACTGAAAATTATATAACTAATTAACAAAACCTATTAAAGATGAATACCGAAAATACCAAAGCGCAAATGCGAAAAGGGATTCTGGAATTCTGTATTTTAAGCCTTATCAACAATCGCGAAATGTATGTTTCTGATTTAATAGATGAGCTGAAAAAAGGAAAACTGGATGTAGTGGAAGGAACCCTCTACCCTCTTTTAACAAGATTGAAAAATGGAGAATTTCTTTCCTACAGATGGGAAGAATCTACAGGAGGACCTCCCAGAAAATATTACCAAATTACAGAAAAAGGCAAAACGTTTTTATCTGAACTTCAAATCACCTGGAAAGAATTAACAGATTCTGTAAACCAAATTACTCAAAAACTTTAAAAACAAAAGCTATGAACAAGACACTCTCAATAGGACTCGCAGGTTTTTCTTTTACCATAGAAGAGCACGCATACATAAAGCTTAGCGATTATCTGAATGCTCTGAGAAGCTCTTTGGATATTTCTGAAGCTGATGAGGTAATTCACGATATAGAAATCAGAATGGTTGAAATCTTCAGAGATTCTCTAGGAAAACGCGAAGTAATCAACGACGGTGATGTAGAAAGAGTAATTGCACAGATTGGTACTCCTGAAAAAATAGAAGAGCAAGAAGAAGCATATTATTCTGAGAAAAATACAAAATCGAATAAGAATAATTCTACAGGAACAACTTACACAGACAAAAGACAATTGTTCCGTGATCCTGAGAAGCAAAAAATTGCAGGGGTTTGCGCAGGTTTAGCAGCATATTCCGGAATGGAAATTTCTTGGATGAGATTAATTTGGGTAGGTGCATTTTTATTCTTATGGGTTGCACCGGGATCATCTTTCCTCGTAATCATTTTATACTTTATTCTTTGGGCAGTTTTACCAAAAGCAGAATCTGCATCAGATTTTCTTAAGATGAAAGGTAAACCTTTAAATTTTGATAATCTAAAAGAAGAATCAAGCAAAATTGTACAGTTTGCCAACGAAACAAGTACAAGAGCTGGTGAAATTTTCACCGAAAACAAACCATATATCAATAACGCAGGAAGCGGAGTTTGGAATGTTTTAAAATATATTATCGGTGCATTCTTCGCTTTGATGGCAGTAGGAAGTATTATAGGAGTATTTGTGGTATTCGGACTTTTTGGAATTGATTCAAATTTTCCGGGAGCTAATGAAATGAAATTCTATTTCGATGACGACGGACTATATAGTGTTTTAGCAGCAATAATTATTGTAGGATCTTTAATTCCGGCTATTCTATTCAGTTTGTTGAGTATTAAAATCTTCTCGCCAAAAACTAAGTTGAGAAATATCGGTTGGGTTTTAGGAGCTTTATTTATCTCTTTAATGGCTTTAGGCGCTTACTTTGGAGTAAGTATGGCAAAAAGAGATATGCTGTTTAAAGGTCATAAAGAAGATGTGGAAGAAGTTGCCATCAATACAACTTCAGATACCATCTATGTTGATATGAAAAACGTAACGATTCCTCAGAATTTTACAGCATACGACGACGATCTTTATTCTGATAAAAACTCTGTTTTCCAAAAAGACTGGATTCACGTAGATGTGACAAGAAAAACGGATATCAAGACGCCTTATTTAATCATAAAGAAAGAAGCAAAAGGTTATAATTATCCTTTAAACGTGAGTGTTCCTGTAGAAATTGTAGATAATAAAGTGATTCTTCCAAACTACATAAAATTCCCTTACGATCACCGTTTTAGAGATTACAGTATCGATTATGAGTTGGTAATTCCTCAAAACACTATTGTAATTCCTGTGAAAAAAGATCAGATTAATTTTGATGGTGACACCGATGGAAACGGAATCAACGATAACGAAGAATCTGATAATAACGAAAACGGAAATATCAGCATTGAAAAAAACAAAATCTCTATCAACGGTTCTACCATAGAATACAGTTCGAATGATAAAGACAGTGTAATTATCAATGGAGTAAAAGTTTCTGAGAAAGATGCAAAGAAGAAAATTGATTCTATCAAAAACATCATCAAGCAAAACGAAAACGAAATAAAAAGCATCGAAATCAAAGACGGAGACAGCAAAGTTTCTATAAAAACCAAATAATTCAAACCTCAGAGAGTGACGGAAGGTGTGGACGTAAGACAACCGTTTGAAATTCACACTCTTCTACTCTCAGAAACAGACAAATATTTTTCAAAAAAAAGTATTTTATGTCATAAAAAAGTTTTATATTCGTATATTCAAATTCCATAAAAAACAAACACAAAAAAATTTAAGCCATGGTACAAGTAGTTTTAGAAATTGCAGTGAAAATCGCAGATTTAATTAGCAGTTTGTTTTAAGAGCGACAATATTTCAATATATTTGTAAAGTATAACCAAAGTTTGGTTATACTTTTTTGTTTTAAATATAAAATACATGAAAAAACTGATAGGTAGTTTAATGCTAAAAATTCTGGGTTGGAAAGTAGTTCTGCAGGGCGATGTCAACAATCTCGATCGTTGTATTCTCGTTGTAGCACCGCACACTCACAATATGGAATATCTATTAGGAAATTTAGCCTATTGGAAATTAGGAAAAAAACTTAAAATCATCATTAAAGATGCTCATACTAAAGCTTGGTATGGTGCAGTAGTAAGAGGTTTAGGCGGAATCGGTATCGACAGAAGCCAGAAAAACGATCTTATTAATTTTGTTGCAAATGAGTTTAAAAAAGAAGATTTCAGCTTGGTGATTACACCGGAAGGAACAAGAAGCTGGGTTCCAAAATGGAGAAAAGGCTTTTATCACATGGCTTTAGCGGCTAAAGTTCCTATTGTTTTGGCAGCCGGTGATTTTAAAAGAAACATTGTTTATTTAGGCTATCAAATTCCTTACGAAAGATTGGAAACGGCAAGTTTTGCTGAAGTAATGAAGGAAATTCAGGATTATTATATTAAAAA
Coding sequences within it:
- a CDS encoding HD domain-containing protein, with amino-acid sequence MKIQKEIDFILAVDALKNVQRRNYNADDSRRENTAEHSWQIIILAQILFPYAKNRADIDLLRVIRMLSIHDLVEIEAGDTFLFDEAAMVGKFEREKQSAQNIFGILDEPIRSEFFNLWLEFEEEQTPDAIFACAIDRIMPFILNSYTSGKSWTEAKVTELQIRKMLENAISRASDEMGEAFQTLLNLSLDSEKVLR
- a CDS encoding XAC2610-related protein, translating into MNYKKFLMTFVLLGGLCSAQNYFELINVSKSFNVVVNIETCTERKCSGKATVDLYDKNAMKKYQSFSSNDFYLDLNENQKPVFDSLKNSVVFGDFNFDGAEDLAIRNGNANHQSPFYEVYLNDNSKQQFVLNDELTNLVRSNSGMFKTDPERQRIITYQKNGCCWNLTSEYLLVPERGLLKVLEFEEDTRDPKKVTTVKREFIDYKWFAKTTIYPRERYFKEENENTERN
- a CDS encoding PadR family transcriptional regulator, with the protein product MNTENTKAQMRKGILEFCILSLINNREMYVSDLIDELKKGKLDVVEGTLYPLLTRLKNGEFLSYRWEESTGGPPRKYYQITEKGKTFLSELQITWKELTDSVNQITQKL
- a CDS encoding 1-acyl-sn-glycerol-3-phosphate acyltransferase, which encodes MKKLIGSLMLKILGWKVVLQGDVNNLDRCILVVAPHTHNMEYLLGNLAYWKLGKKLKIIIKDAHTKAWYGAVVRGLGGIGIDRSQKNDLINFVANEFKKEDFSLVITPEGTRSWVPKWRKGFYHMALAAKVPIVLAAGDFKRNIVYLGYQIPYERLETASFAEVMKEIQDYYIKNDIGPKIPANWNPDIMGNDTEVRS
- a CDS encoding acyl-CoA thioesterase, whose amino-acid sequence is MTTEERIQSSETRIFKAVFPNTTNHYDTLFGGTAMQLMDEVAFITATRFARKRVVTVSSDKIDFKKPIPAGTIVELIGKVSHVGKTSMKVNVEIYTEQMYSYEREKAIVGDFTFVAIDEFKKPIQIL
- a CDS encoding PspC domain-containing protein, with protein sequence MNKTLSIGLAGFSFTIEEHAYIKLSDYLNALRSSLDISEADEVIHDIEIRMVEIFRDSLGKREVINDGDVERVIAQIGTPEKIEEQEEAYYSEKNTKSNKNNSTGTTYTDKRQLFRDPEKQKIAGVCAGLAAYSGMEISWMRLIWVGAFLFLWVAPGSSFLVIILYFILWAVLPKAESASDFLKMKGKPLNFDNLKEESSKIVQFANETSTRAGEIFTENKPYINNAGSGVWNVLKYIIGAFFALMAVGSIIGVFVVFGLFGIDSNFPGANEMKFYFDDDGLYSVLAAIIIVGSLIPAILFSLLSIKIFSPKTKLRNIGWVLGALFISLMALGAYFGVSMAKRDMLFKGHKEDVEEVAINTTSDTIYVDMKNVTIPQNFTAYDDDLYSDKNSVFQKDWIHVDVTRKTDIKTPYLIIKKEAKGYNYPLNVSVPVEIVDNKVILPNYIKFPYDHRFRDYSIDYELVIPQNTIVIPVKKDQINFDGDTDGNGINDNEESDNNENGNISIEKNKISINGSTIEYSSNDKDSVIINGVKVSEKDAKKKIDSIKNIIKQNENEIKSIEIKDGDSKVSIKTK